The region ATAAAATAACTTTACTACTAATACAAAATAAAAcgcacacaaaaaacacacaaagtcAACATACTCCTTCACTTAGTCAAATGTACTCAGATCCCGACACAGGTTCTGGGGCCTGAGAGGGGGAAGAATTCCAGACATTCCCTGCAATGTTTCAGATGTGAAATCCTGGAGTTCTAAGAACATTAGCTGCTTTCACAATGATTTCCAGTttcttatatttttttgttttgttttgtttgtcctGTACAAATAATCACCTGCGTCAGATGCAATGAACGCAACAAAATCAAAATTCTTCACGATTAGTGTTTCTGGATCTTTCAACTGACTGACACCCACAGACTGTTGGGCATCCACTGCCATAGCTTCATCATCTCTACTCGCTGCGTCAACAATTTTCACTGACTGCAAAGGAGACCTTCTCAACAGCCCTGATCCTTCCTGCTTCGACCTCCATCCTAACAGGGCACTCAGGGAACTCTGGAATGTGATTCCCATCACAATGGCAACATTGTGCGTCCTCAGACTCTTCAACAATGATATTCTGTTTGCAAACACTTGACACATGGCCAAACTTTTTACATTTATGACATTGAAGTTGCTTTTGTACATGAACTCGCACCACATATCTCATATCCCAGCTTTACATGGGTTGGGAGAAATTCTTCATCAAACGTCAATAACACAAAGGCTTTCCTCCTTTCCATTCACAGTGCGGGTTAAGCAACGTGAATCAACTATTCCTGGCATGTTAATCTTAAACCATGAAGCCTCAATATCCATAGAGATGCCAGATATGACACCTTTTATTGGTGACTTACTCCGATAATCATAGCATTCCACTAAATGTGTCGATAATTTGTGCATTATCCTTTTGTTCTTTTGACACACATGAAATCAACATCATACCACTCCAGGTCTCTCTGACTCCACTTCTCCCAATGCATCCTTTGCCATCTTTGTGACCACAAATGGGTTTCCCTAAAAAACATCCTTGCTCACGAATCGCGGTCCAACAACAAATGAGGCATTATCATACTGAGGCTTATCTTGATTTTAAAACTTTAGCCCTTTTTACCTCCATTTCAGAATACTGAAATATCTATCTTCACTCGCACCATTGCTCTCCCTCCCCAAGTTAGTGATTACAACAACACAACTTTCCCggcaggcattgttgtcaccttagcttgctacataacttctgagtgataggaaccacgagcaccaccaccaatcagccaaCACCATTGTGGACACACCCatcgttactatgacaactagcgtagccatgtcagctaatgactgctgtctgaacacacatctgatttggtcacttgtaacttgctgttcgGACAGTCAGTGTTCCTAAAcagatttgagcattaaggcctgcagtgtgaacaaggctttattgTCCCTTAGTCAACACCCAATAGCTTAGGACCTGAAACAAATACTGCAAATAAGTTGCTGTATGTTTTTTATTATCTGGTAGTCACTAGATCACAAACTATTATGCATATtaattttgttttatgtgttctatTGCAGGAAGAACTGACCATTAAAGTCAACATATTGGAGGAGAAAGTGGAGACCTTCAAGAGAATGAAAAAGAAATACTCAAACACAGTTGATTTCATGAAGGTACTATAATACTGTCTCTGCTTGACCTGCTGATATCTACACTGTAGGGCCTATCCATGACCATTACTAATGCACACCTGTCAATGTCATGTGGATAGATCTTGGTGACGGTTTTGTGTAAGATAATGATATTTGTTAGACCTCTTTGATGCCCTCACTAGTTCTATCTAGACGTGTGTAGCCTATCCAGAGCCCAACAGTTTGATGTTCGTCATTGTTCTGTAATGTGATATGTGAACCAACCTATTTGACTGGTTATGAGTAGGGACAGACTGAGATTCCTTGACCCACCAGAAAGAATTGGAAGTAACAAAATAGTTGACTGTAGAGCAAACCTAGGGCCTGGAGTCCTGACAAGGAAAAAGTCCAAGAAAGCCTCTAGAGGAATCTATAATTACAGCCTATAGATGAGTAATGTTGTGTGAGATATAAATGACGAGAGGTATGTCAGTATCATTACAAAATGTCACTCTTCCTCCAACCTCTCTCGTACCCAGAGCCAGGCCGAGCAGGCAGAGAAGCAGATCAAGGCAGAGTTTGAGAGGCTCCGTCAGGTGCTGTGTGAAGAGGAGGCTGCCAGGCTGAAGGCCCTGGCAGACGAGGAGGAGGACAAGAGATCCAGAATGGAGGAAAGGATCAGCTCCTTGACCAGTGACATTGCTGCCCTCACTAAGCTGGTCCAAACCGTAAAGAGGGAGATGGGGGCGGAGGATTTAACCTTCTTGCAGGTAAGCAGGAGGGGTCTCCCTCATGGGGCGGGGGTCGTGGGTCGCCCTCTCTCATCCTAACTGTACATTGTCACTATGCATGACAGTGAGACCTTTTTGAATGCATGCATTTGTCAATCTTATTCACAATGAACTAATGGATTCAATTGTGTTGTTTTTCAGAACTTCCAAGCCTTAAAGAAAAAGTAAGTACAGTAACATCCTATCAGTTGCCCAACAGTTTGTGTACCCTCCCTCTAATATCATGGTCATCTTCTATGACGTCATGTTTTCACAGAGCCCAGTGGCCTCGTGAAGACCCCCAGAATCCCTCAGATGCTCTCCTGAACATGGCCAAGCACGTGGGCTCTCTGGGCTACAGCATTTGGAAGAGCATGCAGGCTCACGTCACATGCCGTGAGTACATGTACTGAAGGTTTAGTTTAGGGTTTTAACTTGCTACATAAGTTATGACACATAATAAAATGGGTGTGGATGGCTATATAATGTGTAATGGGGTCAATGTTTTGAATGAAGGAGGAAACACTTTGAGCAACAGTTACGCTTCAGTCATAATGTTTTGTAacacgtctccctctctctctccagtcccagtGGTGATGGACCCTAACACGGCCTCTCCCTGGCTTTCCATGTCCCCAGACCTGGCCAGCGTACGGGACAGCCCAGAGCGCCAGTCCCTCCCGGACAACCCTGAGCGCTTCGACCCCTGTGTCTTTGTCCTTGGAGCTGAGGGCTTCCGCTCCGGCAAGCACCGCTGGGAGGTCCATGTGGGAGACAACCCGAAGTGGATCCTGGGAATCTGTAAGGAGTCTGTGGCTCGCAAGAGGAAGTTCACCGTGTCCACAGACAGGGGCGTGTGGACCATCGGGCTGAGCAAAGGGGTGTACAATGCGCTGACGGGCAAACGCACAGTGCTGGTCGTGGAGAGTCGGCCAGAGAGGGTCCGGGTCAAGCTAAACATGGATAAGGGGGAGGTGTCATTTTGGGATGCAGGCAACGGTGGGAAGCACCTGTGCACCTTCACACATGAGTTTACAGAGAGAGTGTTCCCCATATTTGGTCCTGGGCTCCACACCACCCCGATGGAGGTTAACCCGGCCAAGGTGACCATTCATACTGTGTGACAGGGCAGTGTGAC is a window of Salmo trutta chromosome 37, fSalTru1.1, whole genome shotgun sequence DNA encoding:
- the LOC115176781 gene encoding zinc-binding protein A33-like — encoded protein: MAECGWDEEMSESPSFLQEDLTCPVCKGLYRGPVLLSCSHSFCKECLEQCWKGPEQKCPVCRKSCDGEQPISNRALMDATESFQKEKRWWGPNAISKVPVCNLHRLAFQLYCVKDEEPVCIDCVPLHRAHDLLPLNEGTPLCKEELTIKVNILEEKVETFKRMKKKYSNTVDFMKSQAEQAEKQIKAEFERLRQVLCEEEAARLKALADEEEDKRSRMEERISSLTSDIAALTKLVQTVKREMGAEDLTFLQNFQALKKKAQWPREDPQNPSDALLNMAKHVGSLGYSIWKSMQAHVTCLPVVMDPNTASPWLSMSPDLASVRDSPERQSLPDNPERFDPCVFVLGAEGFRSGKHRWEVHVGDNPKWILGICKESVARKRKFTVSTDRGVWTIGLSKGVYNALTGKRTVLVVESRPERVRVKLNMDKGEVSFWDAGNGGKHLCTFTHEFTERVFPIFGPGLHTTPMEVNPAKVTIHTV